A window of Pirellula sp. SH-Sr6A contains these coding sequences:
- a CDS encoding cupin domain-containing protein, whose translation MNPRCVSLANCEPFVTKDGSIIREILAHRNSSIRQQSLAEATIPPGTATDAHYHPKTEEIYFLVQGEGVMHLGEDVFRVRTGDAVPIPPGTIHWIENDQELELKLLCCCAPGYEHDDTVLVPNPSDTD comes from the coding sequence ATGAACCCTCGCTGTGTATCGTTGGCCAACTGCGAACCTTTTGTCACCAAGGACGGGTCTATCATCCGTGAGATCTTGGCGCATCGAAACTCCTCGATTCGGCAGCAGAGTTTGGCAGAGGCGACAATTCCACCCGGAACGGCCACCGATGCTCACTACCATCCCAAGACCGAAGAGATTTATTTTTTGGTTCAGGGTGAAGGTGTCATGCATTTGGGAGAGGATGTTTTCCGAGTTCGAACGGGGGACGCCGTCCCTATTCCGCCCGGTACGATACATTGGATTGAAAATGATCAGGAGCTGGAATTGAAGTTATTGTGTTGCTGTGCGCCCGGTTATGAACACGACGATACGGTGCTAGTTCCTAATCCTTCCGATACAGATTGA
- a CDS encoding Dabb family protein produces the protein MQLAHMVYFTLNDPTDANVQQLVDACKKYLDDHPGVVYFSVGTLNNDLARPVNDHGYQVALNVVFASREAHDQYQVAERHLQFIAEQKPNWKQVRVFDSDIA, from the coding sequence ATGCAGCTAGCGCACATGGTTTACTTCACGTTGAACGATCCAACCGATGCGAACGTTCAGCAATTGGTCGATGCCTGCAAGAAGTATTTGGATGACCATCCCGGTGTCGTTTACTTCTCCGTCGGGACACTCAATAATGACTTGGCACGCCCGGTCAACGACCACGGTTACCAAGTGGCGCTCAACGTTGTCTTTGCGTCGCGGGAAGCCCATGACCAGTACCAAGTCGCGGAGCGACACCTGCAGTTCATCGCAGAGCAGAAGCCGAACTGGAAGCAAGTTCGCGTATTCGATTCGGACATCGCCTAG
- the trpC gene encoding indole-3-glycerol phosphate synthase TrpC has translation MATVLDRIVAKKLEEIAYAKKQRDLPSLRDAALHAPAPRDFLGALRGHDRVRLIAEVKKASPSKGMIRPAFEPVQIATDYEAGGAAAISVLTDEPFFQGRLDYLTMIREAVSIPVLRKDFILDEYQIYEARVAGADAVLLIAECLDGSQLQEFYALIRQLGMTPLIELYAPEHLQRVLDTGTLLVGVNNRDLHTFAVDLEHVIRLKREMPNQISVVAESGIFTAADVKKLADASIDAMLVGESLMRQQDVRQAVVNLLDYDRFEPSETGSDE, from the coding sequence ATGGCCACTGTCTTGGACCGGATCGTTGCGAAGAAGTTGGAAGAGATCGCGTATGCCAAAAAGCAGCGGGACCTGCCTTCGCTGCGGGATGCGGCACTGCATGCTCCCGCCCCTCGCGATTTCTTAGGTGCACTGCGTGGTCATGATCGAGTGCGATTGATTGCCGAGGTGAAGAAAGCGAGTCCATCGAAAGGGATGATTCGACCAGCCTTCGAGCCCGTTCAGATTGCGACGGATTACGAAGCAGGTGGGGCGGCAGCCATTAGCGTGCTCACCGATGAACCGTTCTTCCAAGGTCGATTGGACTATCTGACCATGATTCGGGAGGCGGTTTCCATCCCGGTCCTTCGCAAGGATTTTATCCTTGACGAATATCAGATTTATGAAGCGCGCGTCGCGGGAGCCGATGCGGTCCTGTTGATTGCCGAGTGTTTGGATGGTTCGCAGTTGCAGGAATTTTATGCGCTCATCAGGCAGTTGGGGATGACCCCGCTGATCGAGCTCTATGCACCGGAGCATTTGCAGCGTGTATTGGATACGGGGACCCTTTTGGTGGGGGTGAACAACCGGGACTTGCACACCTTTGCGGTCGACTTGGAGCATGTGATTCGCTTGAAGCGAGAGATGCCCAACCAGATCAGCGTCGTGGCCGAGAGCGGGATCTTTACGGCTGCGGATGTGAAGAAGCTCGCAGACGCATCGATCGACGCCATGTTGGTCGGCGAATCGCTGATGCGACAGCAAGATGTCCGGCAAGCGGTCGTGAATCTTCTCGACTACGACCGTTTCGAACCTTCGGAAACAGGCAGCGACGAGTAG
- a CDS encoding NAD(P)/FAD-dependent oxidoreductase, which produces MQSTAHPELDRPKPNDDRLPQVVIIGGGFAGMMCAKQLKRAKLGIQLIDRRNFHLFQPLLYQVATGGLSPANIAAPLRSIFRRQKNVRVWMGTVVDFDAAKQLVHLEDGTSLPYDYLVLGTGSTHHYFGRDADWESVAPGLKTIEDATVIRRKVLSAFERAEKSSDSEEIARLLTFVIVGGGPTGVEMAGSIAELSKQTMRYDFRSIDPTKARVILVESSKLVLDRYHEKLAKRAGKDLRELGVEVLNETRLAEILPDHVVVLEQGVSRPIPTETVIWAAGVKASPLGRTLAERCGVPDMVDRGGRVAVQPDCSLAGSPNIFVVGDLANFTTADGKSLPGVAPVAIQQGVYVGKRIAAMIQGRPTGPFRYWDKGNMATIGRSHAIVESGKLRLTGKLAWLAWLFIHILYLARFENRVLVLFQWFWNYVTRNRTARLITGGQVITGGQEARLPEKPASNP; this is translated from the coding sequence ATGCAGAGCACAGCCCACCCAGAGTTGGATCGACCGAAACCCAATGACGACCGACTTCCTCAAGTCGTGATCATCGGAGGCGGGTTCGCTGGGATGATGTGTGCCAAGCAATTGAAGCGTGCGAAGCTTGGTATCCAGTTGATCGATCGGCGCAATTTCCATTTGTTTCAGCCACTCCTCTATCAGGTGGCGACCGGGGGACTGTCGCCGGCCAATATCGCGGCTCCCCTGCGAAGCATTTTTCGTCGGCAGAAGAATGTTCGCGTTTGGATGGGGACCGTCGTCGATTTCGATGCTGCGAAGCAACTTGTGCATCTCGAGGATGGCACGTCGCTCCCGTACGACTATTTGGTCTTGGGCACCGGCTCGACCCACCACTATTTCGGCCGGGATGCCGATTGGGAGTCCGTCGCTCCTGGATTGAAGACCATCGAAGACGCCACGGTGATCCGGCGAAAGGTATTGTCGGCATTTGAGAGGGCCGAGAAAAGCTCAGATTCCGAGGAGATCGCGCGACTGCTCACCTTCGTCATCGTCGGGGGAGGACCGACGGGCGTGGAGATGGCTGGCTCGATCGCGGAATTGTCCAAACAGACCATGCGATACGACTTCCGTTCCATCGACCCCACGAAGGCACGCGTGATTCTGGTGGAGAGCAGCAAACTTGTTCTGGATCGTTATCACGAGAAACTGGCCAAACGGGCAGGCAAGGATCTTCGAGAGTTAGGGGTGGAAGTATTGAACGAAACCCGGCTCGCCGAGATTTTGCCCGATCATGTTGTCGTACTCGAGCAAGGGGTATCGCGTCCGATCCCCACGGAGACCGTGATCTGGGCTGCGGGGGTGAAGGCGTCTCCGCTGGGACGAACGCTGGCCGAACGATGCGGAGTTCCCGATATGGTCGATCGAGGGGGGCGCGTCGCGGTTCAGCCCGACTGCTCGTTGGCCGGATCGCCCAACATTTTCGTGGTTGGAGATCTCGCCAACTTCACCACTGCCGATGGTAAATCGTTACCCGGAGTTGCACCGGTGGCGATCCAGCAAGGAGTCTATGTGGGGAAGCGGATCGCGGCCATGATCCAAGGTCGCCCGACGGGTCCCTTTCGATATTGGGACAAAGGGAACATGGCCACCATCGGTCGTTCCCATGCGATTGTCGAGTCGGGAAAGTTGCGGTTGACCGGAAAACTAGCGTGGCTGGCTTGGCTCTTTATCCACATCCTTTACTTGGCCCGTTTCGAGAATCGGGTACTCGTCCTGTTCCAGTGGTTTTGGAATTACGTCACCCGGAATCGAACCGCACGGTTGATCACCGGGGGGCAAGTAATCACAGGGGGGCAGGAAGCCCGATTGCCCGAGAAACCGGCTTCGAACCCGTAA
- a CDS encoding aspartate kinase, translating into MPLIVQKFGGTSVATPEKILAAARKAIRAQQEGNQVVVVVSAMGHNTDHLIDLAKEVNEEPSAREMDMLLSTGEQVSVALVAMAVQRFGHKAVSLTGAQMGIRTDNSFTKARIKTISTDRIRKLLDDGNIVIAAGFQGIDDDYNITTLGRGGSDTTAVSLAAVLKADACEIYTDVDGVYTTDPRLLPEARQMGQISYDEMLELASLGAGVMHNRSIEFAKKFNVPIRVRSSFSDAPGSMIVAEPESSSVPVCGAALTKDEARITIQGVPDQPGTSFEIFKRLADRKITVDMIVQNIGQESLADISFTVPNDELKEALRAVNEAAKLVGASGVTHDDSVAKISVVGIGMSKQTGVAQRMFEALAEAGINIQMITTSEIKISVLVKRAEAQAALRAVHSAFSLHSKPDDAKVWEMGQKQQSELSASEIVERLRNSNMEQLTLLDISLVGDQARVTLLGVPDTPGLAETVFKEVAKAGVFVDMIVQSCDGFQGETSISFTVPEEQMDHCLQVLKAMDYKFRKIGGSKDIAKLSVSGIGLRSHTSVAIAMFKALADANINVLMINTSELRVNVVIAGKDGEKGLACLQKTFESSLV; encoded by the coding sequence ATGCCACTCATTGTTCAGAAGTTTGGTGGAACCAGCGTAGCAACTCCCGAGAAAATCCTGGCGGCGGCTCGGAAAGCGATCCGTGCCCAGCAGGAGGGAAACCAAGTGGTCGTGGTTGTCAGCGCGATGGGGCACAACACCGATCATCTCATCGATCTGGCTAAGGAAGTCAACGAGGAGCCCTCGGCGCGCGAGATGGATATGCTTTTGAGCACGGGGGAGCAAGTCAGCGTGGCGCTGGTGGCGATGGCTGTGCAGCGATTTGGGCACAAAGCCGTCTCGCTCACGGGAGCGCAAATGGGGATCCGAACGGATAACTCCTTCACCAAAGCTCGCATCAAGACCATTTCGACCGATCGGATTCGGAAATTGCTCGACGATGGCAACATCGTCATTGCGGCCGGCTTTCAGGGGATCGACGACGACTACAACATCACGACACTTGGGCGGGGGGGGAGCGATACGACAGCCGTTTCGTTGGCAGCCGTCTTGAAAGCAGACGCTTGCGAGATTTACACCGACGTCGATGGCGTTTACACGACCGACCCGCGATTGCTTCCCGAAGCGAGGCAGATGGGGCAGATCAGCTACGACGAGATGCTTGAGCTCGCGAGTCTGGGGGCGGGGGTCATGCACAACCGTTCCATCGAGTTCGCCAAGAAGTTCAATGTCCCTATCCGGGTTCGAAGCAGTTTCTCCGATGCACCGGGTTCGATGATCGTCGCGGAGCCCGAGTCGAGCAGCGTTCCCGTGTGCGGTGCTGCGTTGACCAAGGACGAAGCGCGGATCACTATCCAAGGAGTTCCTGACCAGCCCGGCACCAGCTTCGAGATTTTCAAACGGTTAGCGGACCGCAAGATCACCGTCGATATGATTGTCCAGAACATCGGGCAAGAATCGCTGGCCGACATTTCCTTCACCGTCCCCAATGATGAACTAAAGGAAGCCCTCCGAGCTGTCAACGAAGCCGCCAAATTGGTGGGGGCCAGCGGCGTGACCCATGACGATTCGGTTGCGAAGATATCGGTTGTTGGAATTGGGATGTCGAAGCAGACCGGCGTGGCTCAAAGAATGTTCGAAGCGCTCGCGGAGGCGGGCATCAACATCCAGATGATCACCACCAGCGAGATCAAGATCAGTGTTCTCGTCAAGCGAGCCGAAGCGCAAGCCGCGTTGCGCGCCGTCCACTCCGCCTTTTCGTTGCACAGCAAGCCAGATGATGCCAAGGTTTGGGAGATGGGCCAGAAGCAGCAGAGCGAATTGAGCGCGAGCGAGATCGTGGAGCGGCTGCGCAATTCCAATATGGAGCAGCTTACCTTGCTCGACATCTCGTTGGTGGGGGATCAAGCTCGCGTTACTTTGTTAGGTGTTCCCGACACCCCAGGATTGGCGGAGACGGTCTTCAAGGAAGTCGCCAAGGCGGGAGTCTTCGTCGACATGATCGTTCAAAGTTGCGATGGATTCCAAGGGGAGACGAGCATTAGCTTCACCGTCCCCGAGGAGCAGATGGACCATTGTCTGCAAGTCCTCAAGGCGATGGATTACAAGTTCCGCAAGATCGGCGGGTCGAAGGATATCGCTAAGCTTTCCGTCAGCGGTATCGGACTGAGAAGCCACACCAGTGTCGCGATCGCCATGTTCAAAGCATTGGCCGATGCCAACATCAACGTGTTGATGATCAACACCAGCGAATTGCGAGTCAACGTCGTCATCGCGGGCAAGGATGGCGAAAAGGGGCTGGCATGCCTCCAAAAGACCTTCGAGAGTTCCTTGGTGTAA